One Glycocaulis abyssi DNA window includes the following coding sequences:
- the rsmH gene encoding 16S rRNA (cytosine(1402)-N(4))-methyltransferase RsmH, with protein sequence MAHVPVLLDEVMTAIRPRAGGLYVDGTLGGGGYARAVLAVHGARLIGIDRDPEAARTAAALRKVFPDTFAFQSGAFSLMEQIVELAGSDGVDGVMLDLGVSSMQIDEAERGFSFQKDGPLDMRMARSGPSAADAVNHLDADELAAIFKVYGEERHARRAARAIVEDRAAKPFETTLELASLMARVIGGKPGRIHPATRVFQGLRIYVNDELGELIRALGAAERILKPTGVLAVVTFHSLEDRIVKTFLRARAGLASQGSRHAPEVKAGPAPSFSLLTRKAIEPSEAEIAANPRARSSRLRAGVRTTHPAWPADDDGLPGVPPYSRLLECVA encoded by the coding sequence ATGGCGCATGTCCCGGTCCTGCTCGATGAAGTGATGACGGCCATCCGCCCGCGCGCAGGCGGGCTTTATGTGGACGGCACGCTGGGCGGCGGGGGCTATGCCCGCGCGGTGCTGGCCGTTCATGGCGCGCGCCTGATCGGCATTGATCGTGATCCCGAAGCGGCCAGGACCGCCGCAGCGCTGCGCAAGGTTTTCCCCGACACATTCGCTTTCCAGTCCGGTGCGTTCTCGCTGATGGAACAGATCGTCGAGCTGGCGGGCAGTGATGGCGTTGATGGCGTGATGCTCGATCTGGGTGTGTCGTCGATGCAGATCGACGAGGCAGAGCGCGGCTTCTCCTTCCAGAAGGATGGCCCGCTGGATATGCGCATGGCGCGCTCCGGCCCCAGCGCTGCTGACGCTGTCAATCATCTGGACGCTGACGAGCTGGCCGCGATCTTCAAGGTCTATGGCGAGGAGCGCCATGCGCGCCGCGCCGCGCGCGCCATCGTCGAGGACCGCGCCGCAAAGCCGTTTGAGACCACGCTGGAGCTGGCTTCCTTGATGGCGCGGGTGATCGGCGGCAAGCCGGGGCGCATTCACCCGGCTACACGCGTGTTTCAGGGCTTGCGCATTTACGTAAATGACGAGCTGGGCGAGTTGATTCGGGCGCTCGGCGCGGCAGAGCGCATCCTGAAGCCCACCGGCGTGCTGGCGGTTGTCACCTTCCATTCGCTGGAAGACCGGATCGTGAAGACCTTCCTGCGCGCCCGCGCGGGACTGGCCTCGCAGGGCTCGCGCCATGCGCCGGAGGTGAAGGCCGGGCCAGCGCCCAGCTTCTCGCTGCTGACGCGCAAGGCCATCGAGCCGTCTGAAGCGGAAATTGCCGCGAACCCGCGGGCGCGTTCGTCGCGTCTGCGCGCGGGCGTGCGCACCACCCATCCTGCCTGGCCTGCCGACGATGACGGCCTGCCCGGCGTTCCCCCTTACAGCCGCCTTCTGGAGTGTGTCGCATGA
- a CDS encoding peptidoglycan D,D-transpeptidase FtsI family protein yields the protein MTGWLARLFGRVRIRRSRAGLAPVRGDGPAGFDVNATIRLEDEAGQALGRTRLRLGFIGVLVGAGFLVAAGRAVELAITGEFAEAAPVRVAQAPVQRGEIVDRNGQILASNLDFHSVFADPRQVWDPAETAQALRTVLPHLNAETLQRDLSSNRNFVWIERGLGPRERQAIHMLGLPGIGFRVEPGRVYPRRRLAAHLVGYTDRDLAGLAGAERAFNDELNDGSGRPVSLSIHLGAQDALETVLRERMERYSAQGAMAVLMRVGTGEIIALASLPDFDPNRAGSEPAENRFNRTVQGVYELGSIFKPLTLAAGIEAGLVRLDDTFDARAPIAIGSHRIRDFRPQARILTAREVIIHSSNIGSARMAEHIGDEVLTSFFGELGLWERPPLEIIEGQNPILPARWGRAELMTASYGHGFNVSPVAAAAAYAALANDGIYTPPTLRPVGPTDIVPQIPVMSSATAAQVLGVMRAAVAGGQADREGLAIAGKTGTAQRIVNGRYQAGNVLTSFVGIFPFDDPQYVLVVSLDQPRPIRETHGFNTAGWNAAPTGGEIIERVAPVLGVGRREADPGARVQTVARMFVPRTPVRDGPEEPVELAAGGTEP from the coding sequence ATGACAGGCTGGCTGGCGCGTCTGTTTGGCAGGGTCCGCATCCGGCGTTCGCGCGCCGGGCTGGCACCTGTGCGCGGCGACGGGCCGGCCGGCTTTGATGTCAATGCAACCATCCGCCTGGAAGATGAGGCCGGACAGGCGCTGGGGCGCACGCGTTTGCGGCTGGGTTTTATCGGCGTTCTGGTGGGCGCCGGTTTTCTTGTTGCTGCAGGGCGCGCCGTAGAGCTGGCGATCACCGGCGAATTTGCTGAGGCCGCGCCCGTGCGCGTGGCGCAAGCTCCGGTCCAGCGCGGCGAGATCGTGGACCGCAATGGCCAGATACTCGCCAGCAATCTCGATTTCCACTCTGTCTTTGCTGACCCGCGCCAGGTCTGGGATCCGGCTGAAACGGCGCAGGCCCTACGCACCGTGCTGCCGCACCTGAATGCGGAAACCCTGCAGCGTGATCTCTCATCCAATCGCAATTTTGTCTGGATAGAGCGCGGGCTTGGTCCGCGCGAGCGTCAGGCCATTCACATGCTGGGCCTGCCGGGGATCGGTTTCCGGGTGGAGCCGGGGCGGGTCTATCCGCGCCGCCGCCTCGCAGCCCATCTGGTTGGCTATACAGATCGCGATCTGGCCGGCCTTGCCGGGGCCGAGCGCGCCTTCAATGACGAGCTGAATGATGGGTCTGGCCGTCCGGTCAGCCTGTCCATCCATCTGGGCGCGCAAGACGCGCTGGAAACCGTTCTGCGCGAGCGCATGGAGCGCTATTCGGCGCAAGGCGCGATGGCGGTGCTGATGCGCGTGGGTACCGGCGAGATCATCGCTCTGGCTTCCCTGCCGGATTTCGATCCCAACCGGGCGGGCAGCGAGCCTGCCGAGAACCGCTTCAACCGCACGGTGCAGGGCGTCTACGAGCTCGGCTCGATATTCAAGCCGCTGACCCTCGCCGCCGGTATCGAGGCCGGTCTGGTGCGCCTTGATGACACGTTTGATGCGCGCGCGCCTATCGCCATCGGGTCTCACCGTATCCGCGATTTCCGCCCGCAGGCGCGCATTCTCACCGCGCGCGAGGTCATCATTCATTCGTCCAATATCGGTTCTGCCCGGATGGCGGAACACATTGGCGATGAGGTGCTGACCAGCTTCTTTGGCGAGCTTGGCCTCTGGGAGCGGCCGCCGCTGGAGATTATTGAGGGCCAGAACCCGATCCTGCCTGCACGCTGGGGGCGTGCCGAGCTGATGACGGCTTCCTATGGCCACGGCTTCAACGTGTCGCCTGTCGCGGCGGCAGCGGCCTATGCGGCGCTCGCCAATGACGGGATCTACACCCCGCCCACGCTGCGCCCCGTCGGTCCCACTGACATCGTGCCGCAAATCCCGGTGATGAGCTCGGCCACGGCCGCTCAGGTGCTCGGCGTGATGCGCGCGGCTGTGGCGGGCGGTCAGGCCGACCGTGAGGGTCTCGCCATCGCTGGCAAGACCGGCACCGCCCAGCGCATCGTCAATGGCCGCTATCAGGCGGGTAATGTGCTGACCAGCTTTGTCGGTATCTTCCCGTTTGATGACCCGCAATACGTGCTGGTGGTCAGCCTCGATCAGCCGCGTCCCATCCGCGAGACGCACGGCTTCAACACGGCTGGCTGGAACGCGGCCCCGACGGGCGGCGAGATCATCGAGCGCGTCGCGCCGGTACTGGGCGTGGGCCGCCGCGAGGCCGATCCCGGCGCGCGGGTGCAGACGGTCGCGCGCATGTTTGTGCCGCGCACGCCGGTGCGTGACGGACCTGAAGAGCCTGTCGAGCTGGCTGCAGGCGGGACTGAACCATGA
- a CDS encoding UDP-N-acetylmuramoyl-L-alanyl-D-glutamate--2,6-diaminopimelate ligase, with the protein MSTTRKLADILPGGVSVPDGARDLAITGLALDSRAVKPGFVFAALPGVTAHGNAFIKAAVEAGAVAILAERGTSAPVPVIEADDPRLALAQMAARFSPGQPRYIAAITGTNGKSSTVEFLRQIWQAAGHEAAALGTLGVTRSSGRTDVGYTTPDAIALHAALDALSHEGVTHLAMEASSHGLKQRRMDGAKIALAGFSNLTQDHLDYHPDFEDYFASKMRLFDELLPEGAPAVITVDSEWGEAVVRRAEARHQQIFTVGWNGRDIQLKEITPHAAFQHVRFVHAGKEHVLTLPLMGEFQASNAFQAAGMAIASGVDAGTVFAALETLKGVAGRLELVGTTPEGAPVLIDYAHTPDGLDKLLRAARPHTAGRVIVVFGAGGDRDPTKREKMGAIAAKLADRVIVTDDNPRSEDPALIRKAILKGAPGAEEIGDRETAIFTAIGALEAGDTLLIAGKGHETGQTIKGVVHPFDDGEVARRALAARAGKTWERGQ; encoded by the coding sequence ATGAGCACAACCCGCAAGCTCGCTGACATTCTGCCCGGCGGCGTGAGCGTGCCGGACGGTGCGCGTGATCTCGCCATTACCGGGCTGGCGCTGGACAGCCGGGCGGTGAAGCCCGGCTTTGTCTTTGCCGCTCTTCCCGGCGTGACGGCGCATGGCAATGCCTTCATCAAGGCGGCAGTGGAAGCGGGCGCGGTGGCAATACTCGCCGAGCGTGGCACGTCAGCGCCCGTTCCGGTGATCGAGGCGGATGATCCGCGTCTGGCGCTGGCGCAGATGGCGGCGCGCTTCTCTCCCGGCCAGCCCCGCTATATCGCGGCCATCACCGGTACTAACGGCAAAAGCTCCACGGTGGAGTTTCTGCGCCAGATCTGGCAGGCGGCAGGCCATGAGGCGGCAGCGTTGGGTACGCTGGGGGTGACGCGCAGTTCCGGGCGCACCGATGTGGGTTACACCACGCCGGACGCGATCGCCCTGCACGCCGCGCTCGATGCGCTCAGCCACGAAGGTGTCACCCATCTGGCGATGGAGGCGTCTAGCCACGGGCTGAAGCAGCGGCGCATGGACGGCGCGAAAATTGCCCTGGCAGGGTTTTCCAACCTCACCCAGGACCATCTCGATTACCACCCGGATTTTGAGGACTATTTCGCGTCCAAGATGCGCCTGTTCGACGAGCTGCTGCCCGAAGGCGCCCCCGCCGTCATCACGGTGGACAGTGAATGGGGCGAGGCGGTGGTGCGCCGCGCCGAGGCGCGCCATCAGCAGATTTTCACCGTCGGCTGGAATGGGCGTGACATCCAGCTGAAGGAAATCACGCCTCATGCCGCCTTCCAGCATGTGCGCTTTGTCCATGCGGGCAAGGAGCATGTCCTGACCCTGCCGCTGATGGGCGAGTTTCAGGCCAGCAACGCCTTTCAGGCGGCCGGTATGGCTATCGCGAGCGGGGTAGATGCCGGCACCGTGTTCGCTGCGCTGGAGACCCTCAAGGGCGTGGCAGGGCGTCTGGAGCTTGTCGGTACGACGCCTGAGGGCGCACCTGTTCTCATCGACTATGCCCATACGCCAGACGGGCTCGACAAGCTCCTGCGTGCGGCCCGTCCGCATACGGCAGGCCGGGTGATCGTGGTATTCGGCGCAGGCGGCGACCGCGATCCGACCAAGCGTGAAAAGATGGGCGCTATCGCGGCCAAACTCGCCGACCGGGTGATCGTTACCGACGATAATCCGCGTTCTGAAGACCCGGCCCTCATCCGCAAGGCGATCCTGAAAGGGGCGCCGGGTGCCGAAGAGATCGGTGACCGTGAGACCGCCATCTTCACCGCCATCGGTGCGCTGGAAGCAGGTGACACGCTGCTGATCGCCGGCAAGGGCCATGAGACCGGCCAGACCATCAAGGGCGTGGTCCATCCGTTTGATGATGGCGAAGTGGCGCGCCGCGCCCTCGCTGCCAGAGCAGGCAAGACCTGGGAGCGGGGGCAATGA
- the murF gene encoding UDP-N-acetylmuramoyl-tripeptide--D-alanyl-D-alanine ligase yields MTGPLWTARDAAAATGGRLVGGDAWQASGVSIDTRTLEAGDLFVALADQRDGHDFVPAAEKAGAAASIVSREDAGTGARLVVPDVLEALQRLGVAARERSKAVRVGVTGSVGKTSVKEAIAAVFRASGPAHWSVKSYNNHWGVPLTLARMPQDTARGVFEMGMNHAGEIAALTTQVQPHIALITRIAPAHLENLGSMEAIADAKAEIFAGLAGDGVAIIPADCDYAPRLAARVNESGAAFLFEFGKARHAAVRILSWDQQATSGRGRFDVLGRMVDISIPAPGEHQAHNAAAVMAACVAAGIDSAQVADVLAGLEAQAGRGASFMVELDGGSARIIDDSYNANPVSMASAIATLARHTPEGKGRRIAVLGEMLEIGESAPARHRELAAPLADAGVSAVIGVGAMMEHLVSALPGSVKGAMAASPADATKRLGDMLRPGDVVLIKGSNGSGVHKVVASLRNGAVNAVIKG; encoded by the coding sequence ATGACCGGGCCATTATGGACAGCGCGGGATGCCGCCGCCGCCACTGGCGGACGGCTGGTGGGCGGCGATGCCTGGCAGGCATCAGGCGTCTCGATCGATACCCGCACGCTGGAAGCCGGTGATCTGTTCGTGGCGCTGGCAGACCAGCGCGACGGCCATGATTTCGTGCCTGCCGCCGAGAAAGCAGGGGCCGCCGCCTCCATCGTGTCGCGCGAGGATGCAGGCACGGGCGCGCGTCTTGTCGTGCCGGATGTGCTCGAAGCGCTACAGCGCCTTGGCGTCGCGGCGCGCGAGCGCAGCAAGGCTGTGCGCGTTGGCGTCACAGGATCGGTCGGCAAGACATCGGTGAAGGAAGCCATCGCGGCGGTGTTCCGCGCCAGCGGCCCTGCTCACTGGAGCGTCAAATCCTACAATAATCACTGGGGCGTGCCGCTGACCCTGGCGCGCATGCCGCAAGACACCGCGCGCGGCGTGTTCGAGATGGGCATGAACCATGCCGGAGAGATTGCGGCCCTGACGACACAGGTCCAGCCCCATATTGCCCTCATCACCCGCATTGCGCCGGCGCATCTGGAAAATCTCGGCTCCATGGAGGCCATAGCCGATGCCAAGGCGGAGATATTTGCAGGGCTGGCAGGCGATGGCGTGGCGATCATCCCGGCAGATTGCGACTACGCGCCCCGGCTGGCCGCTCGCGTGAACGAGAGCGGCGCAGCCTTCCTCTTCGAGTTTGGCAAGGCCCGGCACGCTGCGGTGCGTATCCTGTCATGGGACCAGCAGGCGACATCCGGGCGTGGCCGGTTCGATGTGCTGGGCCGTATGGTGGATATTTCCATCCCGGCGCCGGGCGAACATCAGGCCCACAACGCCGCCGCCGTGATGGCTGCGTGCGTGGCGGCGGGCATTGATAGCGCCCAGGTAGCCGATGTGCTGGCCGGACTGGAGGCGCAGGCCGGGCGCGGCGCGAGCTTCATGGTAGAGCTGGATGGCGGCAGCGCGCGCATCATTGATGACAGCTATAATGCCAATCCGGTGTCGATGGCCTCGGCGATTGCTACGCTCGCCCGCCACACGCCTGAAGGCAAAGGCCGCCGCATCGCGGTGCTGGGCGAAATGCTGGAGATTGGCGAGAGCGCTCCGGCGCGCCACCGCGAACTGGCAGCGCCGCTGGCTGATGCCGGTGTGTCTGCGGTCATTGGCGTTGGCGCGATGATGGAGCATCTGGTGTCCGCGCTGCCCGGATCGGTGAAGGGCGCGATGGCTGCATCCCCGGCAGATGCCACGAAGCGGCTTGGCGACATGCTGCGTCCCGGCGATGTGGTGCTCATCAAGGGCTCGAACGGTTCGGGCGTTCATAAAGTAGTCGCAAGTTTACGAAACGGTGCCGTCAACGCGGTCATCAAAGGCTGA
- the mraY gene encoding phospho-N-acetylmuramoyl-pentapeptide-transferase has translation MLYFLFSQFASEIALLNVVNYLTFRTGAGLITAFIVAIIIGKPFIGWLKTKGSQPIRDDGPETHVLTKAGTPTMGGFIILIGILAGTLLWADLSNPYIWVVLLVTAGFGGIGFLDDWRKVTKRSSAGISGKMKLALQSVVALIAVFWMTELLSSAPNVPEGFATSIAVPFFKEVLIPLSYGFFLFGLIVIVGASNAVNITDGLDGLAIVPVMIAAASFGFIAYFVGSAVYSNYLFLNFTPGTGELAVICGTILGAGLGFLWYNAPPAMVFMGDTGSLSLGGALGTIAVAVKHEIVLAIIGGLFVLEALSVMIQVASFKLTGKRVFRMAPIHHHFEKMGWAEPTIVIRFWIIAVVLALIGLSTLKLR, from the coding sequence ATGCTCTATTTCCTGTTTTCCCAGTTCGCGTCCGAGATCGCCCTGCTCAACGTGGTGAATTATCTGACTTTCCGCACCGGTGCGGGCCTGATCACGGCCTTCATCGTTGCGATCATCATCGGCAAGCCCTTCATCGGCTGGCTCAAAACCAAGGGCTCCCAGCCGATTCGCGATGACGGTCCGGAAACCCATGTGCTGACCAAGGCCGGCACCCCCACCATGGGCGGTTTCATCATCCTGATCGGCATACTGGCGGGAACCCTGCTATGGGCGGACCTCTCCAACCCCTATATCTGGGTCGTGCTGCTGGTCACGGCAGGCTTTGGCGGCATCGGTTTTCTTGATGACTGGCGCAAGGTGACCAAGCGCTCCTCGGCGGGCATTTCGGGCAAGATGAAGCTTGCCCTCCAGTCGGTTGTCGCGCTCATCGCCGTGTTCTGGATGACAGAGCTGCTCTCCTCGGCTCCCAACGTGCCGGAAGGCTTTGCCACCTCGATTGCCGTGCCCTTCTTCAAGGAAGTGCTGATCCCCTTAAGCTATGGCTTTTTCCTGTTCGGCCTGATCGTGATTGTGGGCGCGTCGAACGCCGTCAACATCACTGACGGGCTGGACGGCCTGGCCATCGTGCCGGTGATGATCGCGGCAGCCTCGTTCGGCTTCATCGCGTATTTCGTCGGTTCGGCGGTGTATTCCAACTATCTGTTCCTGAATTTCACGCCCGGCACCGGTGAGCTTGCTGTCATCTGCGGGACGATCCTTGGCGCGGGCCTTGGCTTCCTGTGGTATAATGCGCCGCCCGCCATGGTGTTCATGGGTGATACCGGATCGCTGTCGCTGGGCGGTGCGCTCGGGACCATCGCCGTGGCGGTCAAGCACGAGATCGTGCTGGCCATTATTGGCGGCCTGTTCGTGCTTGAGGCGCTCTCTGTGATGATCCAGGTGGCGAGCTTCAAGCTGACGGGAAAACGCGTTTTCCGCATGGCACCCATCCATCACCATTTTGAGAAAATGGGCTGGGCGGAGCCGACCATTGTCATCCGCTTCTGGATCATCGCTGTTGTGCTCGCCCTTATCGGTCTTTCCACGCTCAAGCTGAGGTAG
- the murD gene encoding UDP-N-acetylmuramoyl-L-alanine--D-glutamate ligase yields the protein MIPVTAYKGRRVAVFGLGRTGITAARALLAGGAEVSAWDDNEAAREAAIKAGLELDDLNRRDWGDMAALVLSPGIPLTHPAPHRMVSLARAVGAPVIGDVELFAQAIAETPGVTVIGVTGTNGKSTTTALIGHILKSAGRDVRVGGNIGDAVLGLEPPRPGAIYVLELSSYQLDLIESLRCRVAVFLNLTPDHIDRHGDIDGYRLAKERIFANQQDGDTAIVGVDDEPSRSVCTRLKSRAGLNVIPVSSQRLVSFGVYALAGKLYDETAGGGGARTVMELHRAQALPGSHNAQNAAAAYAAVRALGVSISDAVAGIASFPGLPHRQERVGEAGSLLFINDSKATNAEAAAQALGCYHDIFWIAGGQAKSGGIESLQPFFRRVRKAYLIGQDAALLRKQLGNAVPHDMSGTLERALQNAAMDAAESGYRRPVVLLSPACASFDQFKSYEHRGDTFRALVKDLLERATKGDAA from the coding sequence ATGATCCCTGTTACCGCCTACAAGGGCCGCCGCGTGGCGGTGTTCGGCCTCGGCCGCACCGGGATCACTGCTGCGCGGGCCCTGCTGGCCGGCGGGGCGGAGGTATCCGCCTGGGATGATAATGAGGCGGCGCGCGAAGCGGCCATCAAGGCCGGGCTGGAGCTGGATGATCTCAACCGGCGCGACTGGGGGGATATGGCAGCCCTGGTATTGTCTCCCGGCATACCGCTGACCCACCCCGCGCCTCACCGCATGGTCTCGCTGGCCAGGGCGGTGGGGGCGCCTGTCATTGGGGATGTCGAACTGTTCGCGCAGGCCATCGCCGAAACGCCCGGCGTCACGGTGATCGGCGTTACCGGCACGAACGGCAAATCCACCACGACGGCGCTGATCGGCCATATCCTGAAAAGCGCAGGGCGTGATGTGCGCGTGGGCGGCAATATCGGGGATGCGGTGCTGGGGCTGGAGCCGCCGCGTCCGGGCGCGATCTACGTGCTGGAGCTGTCCTCCTACCAGCTTGACCTGATCGAAAGCCTGCGCTGCCGGGTGGCGGTGTTTTTGAATCTCACGCCGGATCATATCGACCGGCATGGCGATATTGATGGCTATCGCCTGGCCAAGGAGCGCATTTTTGCCAATCAGCAGGACGGCGATACGGCGATTGTCGGCGTCGATGATGAGCCCAGCCGCAGCGTGTGTACGCGCCTGAAATCGCGCGCCGGTCTCAATGTCATCCCGGTATCCAGCCAGCGGCTGGTATCGTTTGGAGTCTATGCGCTGGCCGGCAAGCTTTATGACGAGACGGCAGGCGGCGGCGGTGCGCGCACGGTCATGGAGCTGCACCGCGCACAGGCGCTTCCCGGTTCGCACAATGCCCAGAACGCCGCCGCCGCTTACGCCGCCGTACGGGCGCTTGGGGTGAGCATTTCAGATGCGGTGGCGGGCATTGCCAGCTTTCCCGGCCTGCCTCACCGGCAGGAACGTGTGGGTGAGGCGGGCTCGCTTCTCTTCATCAACGATTCCAAGGCGACCAATGCCGAGGCGGCTGCGCAGGCGCTGGGCTGCTATCACGACATATTCTGGATTGCGGGCGGGCAGGCCAAATCCGGCGGGATTGAAAGCCTGCAGCCCTTCTTCCGGCGCGTCCGCAAAGCCTATCTGATCGGGCAGGATGCGGCCCTCCTCCGCAAGCAGCTGGGCAATGCAGTACCCCATGACATGTCCGGCACGCTGGAGCGCGCCTTGCAGAACGCGGCCATGGATGCGGCTGAAAGCGGATATCGCCGGCCTGTTGTGCTGCTGTCTCCGGCCTGCGCCTCGTTTGACCAGTTCAAGAGCTATGAGCATCGCGGCGATACCTTCCGCGCTCTGGTGAAAGATCTTCTGGAGCGGGCAACCAAGGGGGATGCGGCATGA
- a CDS encoding FtsW/RodA/SpoVE family cell cycle protein, which produces MNTASRSGLARLWFGLDRTLLFTVTGLIVVGVTLSMAASPSAAERISPGEPFYYLYRHIFFAVLSVVLMVGIAALSPRGARRLAGLALVGSFLALIIVALVGHEVNGATRWLRFGSFSLQPSEFFKPAFIVITAWLFSEESKGAPVPGRLVAAGIYVLAICFLIAQPDFGQSILLTCIFAAMLWAAGLSILHTVLLGSVAIGGAAGAYFFLGHVRDRVAAFLAPASGSGPTQTDMAVGAITRGGFTGVGPGEGEIKRHLPEAHTDFVFSVAAEEFGLAASLAIIGLFAILFARAWSRSMRLSDNFAQLAVAGLALMFGGQALINILVNLELAPAKGMTLPFVSYGGSSMLSLAFAAGLLLALTKRTPGAYLPERSHSRLVPA; this is translated from the coding sequence ATGAACACGGCAAGCCGCAGCGGACTGGCGCGCCTCTGGTTCGGTCTGGACCGCACCTTGCTGTTCACCGTCACCGGGCTGATCGTGGTCGGCGTAACGCTGTCCATGGCGGCAAGCCCGAGCGCGGCGGAGCGCATCAGCCCCGGTGAGCCGTTCTACTATCTCTACCGGCACATCTTTTTTGCCGTGCTGTCGGTGGTGCTGATGGTGGGGATAGCCGCGCTCAGCCCGCGCGGCGCGCGCCGTCTGGCGGGGCTGGCGCTGGTGGGCAGTTTTCTGGCGCTGATTATCGTCGCCCTCGTGGGCCATGAGGTGAACGGTGCCACGCGCTGGCTGCGCTTTGGCAGTTTCTCGCTGCAGCCTTCGGAGTTTTTCAAGCCTGCCTTCATCGTGATAACCGCCTGGCTGTTCTCCGAGGAGAGCAAGGGCGCGCCCGTGCCCGGACGCCTCGTGGCGGCGGGCATTTATGTGCTGGCGATATGCTTCCTCATAGCCCAGCCCGATTTTGGCCAGTCCATCCTGCTGACGTGCATATTTGCCGCCATGCTGTGGGCGGCGGGGCTGTCCATCCTGCATACGGTGCTTCTGGGCAGCGTGGCGATTGGCGGCGCGGCGGGGGCCTATTTCTTCCTTGGCCATGTGCGTGACCGGGTGGCCGCGTTCCTCGCGCCCGCTTCGGGCAGCGGCCCGACCCAGACCGATATGGCTGTCGGCGCGATCACGCGCGGAGGCTTTACCGGCGTCGGGCCGGGTGAGGGCGAGATAAAGCGCCATCTGCCCGAAGCCCACACCGATTTCGTGTTTTCGGTCGCCGCTGAGGAATTTGGCCTGGCGGCGTCGCTCGCCATTATTGGCCTGTTCGCCATATTGTTTGCACGGGCCTGGTCGCGCTCCATGCGCCTGTCGGACAATTTTGCGCAGCTGGCCGTGGCCGGTCTTGCGCTGATGTTTGGCGGTCAGGCGCTGATCAATATTCTGGTCAATCTGGAACTGGCCCCGGCCAAGGGCATGACCCTGCCCTTCGTGTCCTATGGCGGCTCCTCCATGCTGTCTCTGGCCTTTGCGGCCGGTCTGTTGCTGGCGCTGACCAAGCGCACGCCGGGGGCCTATCTGCCAGAGCGCAGTCATTCACGGCTGGTGCCGGCATGA